From the Methanocella sp. genome, one window contains:
- a CDS encoding DUF488 domain-containing protein: protein MKLYTIGFTKKSVEQFFRLLKKNNVKCVIDIRLNNKSQLAGFTKEEDLKYFLQAIAGIDYCHMLLFAPTDEILKKYRGKEISWDDYQKEYVNLLDSRNALNSFDHQILSDACLLCSEPTPEKCHRRLLAEYLSGKIKGIEIVHL, encoded by the coding sequence TTGAAGCTATACACAATCGGTTTTACAAAGAAATCAGTCGAGCAATTCTTTAGATTGTTAAAGAAAAACAATGTGAAGTGTGTCATTGACATCAGGCTAAATAATAAATCGCAGCTTGCAGGATTCACCAAGGAAGAAGACCTAAAATATTTCCTGCAGGCGATCGCCGGTATTGATTATTGCCATATGTTATTATTTGCGCCAACGGATGAGATATTAAAAAAATATCGGGGTAAAGAGATTTCTTGGGATGATTATCAAAAAGAATATGTGAATCTGTTGGATTCAAGGAATGCTCTCAATAGTTTTGATCACCAAATATTAAGCGATGCATGCCTATTGTGTAGTGAACCTACGCCTGAAAAGTGCCATAGGCGACTGCTTGCCGAATACTTAAGTGGTAAAATCAAAGGTATCGAAATTGTACACTTATAA
- a CDS encoding EFR1 family ferrodoxin (N-terminal region resembles flavodoxins. C-terminal ferrodoxin region binds two 4Fe-4S clusters.) yields MSTSIYYFTGTGNSLHVARAVAEKLGDSKVISIARLKGDTIEDKSDTVGIIFPVFYGNPPNIVKDFAARLRPAPEAYIFGIATCGGAAGNSLHTLRQILMKNGVKLSAGFELVMPDSAYVGMNLITPPEEREEALKASEIELSRIIDTLKKRGGQESKFGYSIAADIMGIAGSTFATHLYRLPKRFRATDKCNGCGICEKICPSGNITRADKKVTWGNNCTHCLACFHWCPQTAIEIGGKTGNIARYHHPGIKVSDMMK; encoded by the coding sequence ATGTCTACGTCGATATATTATTTTACCGGGACGGGGAACTCGCTGCACGTCGCGAGGGCCGTCGCCGAAAAGCTGGGGGACAGTAAGGTAATTAGCATTGCGAGGCTAAAAGGCGATACCATAGAAGATAAAAGCGATACGGTAGGGATCATATTTCCCGTATTCTACGGTAACCCGCCGAACATCGTCAAGGACTTCGCAGCAAGGCTAAGGCCGGCACCGGAAGCGTACATCTTCGGCATCGCCACGTGCGGAGGCGCGGCGGGAAACTCGCTCCATACGCTGAGGCAGATCCTGATGAAGAATGGCGTAAAATTATCGGCCGGATTCGAGCTGGTGATGCCGGATAGCGCTTACGTCGGAATGAACCTGATCACGCCTCCGGAAGAGCGGGAAGAAGCCCTGAAAGCATCGGAGATAGAACTTAGCAGGATCATCGATACGCTTAAAAAAAGAGGCGGGCAGGAGTCGAAATTCGGCTACAGTATCGCTGCAGACATAATGGGAATCGCCGGAAGCACTTTCGCGACCCACCTCTACCGGCTGCCGAAGCGCTTCAGGGCGACCGATAAGTGCAACGGCTGCGGCATCTGCGAAAAGATATGTCCCTCCGGCAACATCACACGGGCCGATAAGAAGGTGACCTGGGGCAATAACTGCACGCATTGCCTGGCCTGCTTCCACTGGTGCCCGCAGACGGCCATAGAGATCGGCGGCAAAACGGGGAACATCGCACGGTACCACCACCCCGGCATAAAAGTGAGCGACATGATGAAATAA